From the Chloroflexus aurantiacus J-10-fl genome, one window contains:
- a CDS encoding ABC transporter substrate-binding protein, producing MQWRDWRRWLDGLSVVVLLAYGWLAWSVQTGTTAIDPVYADLRARGVLRVAVDAGYRPFVEERGGRLVGFDIDLITALANELGFEVVFVRSGFDALYDQLTSRQADLIASALPYAPEQGYRARFSQPYFDGGLMLLTRNDSTIADLADLRGQRIGVVLGSEGDALAYRFAQTTPLHRYTADEAAPLIEALQRGEVDAIILDHVTALGALATGDLRIATALSYEPYVLVMPASAFQLESEINRALDRLKEQGVLHELQRRWMLKGE from the coding sequence ATGCAGTGGCGCGACTGGCGGCGATGGCTTGATGGTCTGTCAGTAGTTGTGTTGCTGGCCTATGGCTGGCTGGCCTGGAGTGTGCAAACTGGTACGACTGCCATTGATCCGGTTTATGCCGATCTCCGTGCGCGTGGGGTATTGCGGGTAGCGGTTGATGCCGGTTACCGGCCCTTTGTCGAGGAGCGAGGTGGCCGGCTGGTGGGGTTTGACATCGATCTGATTACGGCGCTGGCCAACGAATTAGGGTTTGAGGTTGTGTTCGTGCGGAGTGGGTTTGATGCACTCTACGACCAGTTAACCAGTCGTCAGGCCGATCTGATTGCCTCGGCTCTGCCTTACGCGCCAGAGCAAGGGTACCGTGCGCGCTTCTCCCAGCCTTATTTCGATGGTGGCTTGATGCTACTGACCAGGAACGATAGCACTATCGCTGATCTTGCCGATCTGCGAGGGCAACGTATCGGTGTGGTACTGGGAAGTGAGGGTGACGCGCTGGCGTATCGCTTCGCGCAGACAACTCCGCTGCACCGCTATACCGCTGATGAAGCCGCCCCCCTGATCGAGGCATTGCAGCGCGGTGAAGTTGATGCGATTATTCTCGACCACGTTACCGCATTGGGTGCATTGGCGACCGGTGATCTGCGGATTGCTACCGCTCTCAGCTACGAGCCGTATGTGCTGGTTATGCCGGCGTCAGCTTTTCAATTGGAAAGTGAAATTAATCGTGCGCTGGATCGGCTGAAGGAACAGGGTGTGCTACACGAGTTGCAACGGCGCTGGATGCTGAAGGGTGAGTAG
- a CDS encoding metal-sulfur cluster assembly factor — MPTLTEIYRALAEVYDPELDTPITELGFVNEVHVADGHVTVTYTVPTFWCAPNFVFMMSQDIRHEVAQVPGVTQVTVIVHNNCLEDEINRGVNAGRSFAETFPDDVDRQADLEALRHTFTVKGFLARQDVLIRRMRQAGLADAVILALRIGDVMVQGEDLLLQTTPPQRVALAAADLRRYLHKRRRLHLAITADAYLFTTVEDRPITEAELPAYLRYSRSARLNIAFNTSLCEGLLRTQFFPERQYDYSSVGDRLMIG; from the coding sequence ATGCCGACACTTACCGAGATTTATCGTGCGCTGGCCGAGGTGTACGATCCCGAACTTGATACACCGATCACCGAATTGGGGTTTGTCAATGAGGTGCATGTGGCCGATGGTCATGTCACGGTGACCTACACGGTGCCTACATTCTGGTGTGCGCCAAACTTCGTCTTTATGATGTCGCAAGACATTCGCCACGAGGTAGCGCAGGTTCCGGGCGTGACCCAGGTTACCGTGATCGTCCACAACAATTGTCTGGAAGACGAGATCAACCGTGGGGTGAATGCCGGTCGCAGCTTCGCCGAGACCTTCCCCGACGACGTTGATCGACAGGCCGATCTTGAAGCATTGCGTCATACGTTCACCGTCAAGGGTTTTCTGGCGCGGCAGGATGTCTTGATTCGGCGAATGCGTCAGGCCGGCCTGGCCGACGCGGTGATTCTGGCCTTGCGCATCGGTGACGTGATGGTACAGGGAGAGGATCTGTTGCTGCAAACGACCCCACCGCAGCGAGTGGCGCTGGCCGCAGCCGATTTACGCCGGTATCTTCACAAACGACGCCGGTTGCATCTGGCAATAACCGCCGATGCCTACCTGTTCACAACCGTTGAAGATCGCCCTATTACAGAAGCTGAACTACCTGCCTATCTGCGCTACTCGCGCTCGGCCCGGCTCAACATTGCCTTCAACACCAGTCTTTGTGAAGGACTGTTGCGTACACAGTTCTTTCCTGAACGTCAGTACGACTATTCCAGTGTGGGTGATCGCCTGATGATTGGATAG
- a CDS encoding DUF58 domain-containing protein: MNVTRPLLILLLAGASYLAAQSTGQRLFFHLSYILDGLPLVALTWTWLNLRGLSVEREHSSLRASVGEYTRERITIRNRWWLPKLWIELQDESDLPNHEAGFVTYLGSRETTRWTTRTLCTHRGRFRLGPTRIISSDPFGLFRFSRLIAGGGEIIVYPPTEVLPDVRLPGADLIGGSSSLIRTHTMTPNVATIRDYQPGDSLNRIHWRSTARHGRLMVKEFELDPFADIYLILDCHERAVVRMPSAQPERDERQSAPWWQRQPPPRHRPPPDSTEEHAVYVAASLARTLLAQNRIVGLLAWSERLEVIPAEREERQLWKMLELLAVLRAVGQHSLAELLIAEGQRFGRDTTLIIITSDLDPRWITALQQHLYRGARAAVIFIDPRSYGGWNDPTPLLNHLTSLRIDVYHVRRGEALAESLRFPLQSGTQ; the protein is encoded by the coding sequence ATGAATGTTACCCGCCCACTCTTAATCTTGCTCCTCGCCGGTGCCAGTTATCTGGCTGCCCAAAGCACCGGTCAACGCCTCTTTTTCCACCTGAGCTACATTCTGGACGGTTTACCTCTGGTAGCGCTCACCTGGACGTGGCTCAATTTGCGTGGTCTAAGCGTCGAGCGTGAACACTCCAGCCTCCGCGCCAGCGTTGGTGAATATACGCGGGAACGAATTACGATTCGTAACCGCTGGTGGTTACCCAAACTGTGGATCGAACTACAAGACGAGTCGGATCTCCCCAACCACGAAGCCGGTTTCGTCACCTATCTGGGTAGCCGCGAGACAACACGCTGGACAACACGCACGCTATGTACCCATCGCGGACGGTTCAGACTCGGCCCAACCCGGATCATCAGCAGTGATCCGTTCGGCCTCTTCCGCTTCTCTCGCCTGATTGCCGGTGGTGGCGAGATCATCGTCTATCCACCCACCGAGGTCTTGCCCGATGTTCGGCTGCCCGGTGCCGACCTGATCGGTGGATCGTCGAGCCTCATCCGCACACATACGATGACCCCCAATGTTGCGACGATCCGTGATTATCAACCCGGCGATAGCCTGAACCGCATTCACTGGCGCAGTACTGCCCGCCACGGACGGCTGATGGTCAAAGAATTCGAGCTAGACCCGTTCGCCGACATTTATCTCATTCTCGATTGCCATGAGCGAGCGGTCGTGCGTATGCCATCAGCACAACCGGAACGCGATGAACGGCAGAGCGCTCCCTGGTGGCAGCGCCAACCTCCACCTCGCCATCGCCCACCACCTGACTCCACGGAAGAGCATGCAGTGTATGTTGCTGCTTCGCTTGCCCGTACCCTGCTCGCCCAAAACCGGATCGTTGGCCTGCTCGCCTGGAGTGAACGACTTGAGGTCATTCCGGCTGAACGTGAGGAGCGTCAGCTCTGGAAGATGCTCGAATTGCTGGCCGTACTACGCGCCGTCGGGCAACATTCGCTGGCCGAACTCCTGATCGCCGAGGGGCAGCGCTTCGGGCGTGATACGACATTGATCATTATTACGTCCGATCTCGACCCTCGCTGGATTACTGCCCTGCAACAACACCTCTACCGTGGGGCACGGGCTGCTGTGATTTTTATCGATCCGCGCAGTTATGGCGGATGGAATGACCCAACTCCACTCCTCAACCATCTCACCAGCTTACGGATCGATGTCTACCATGTCCGGCGCGGTGAAGCGTTAGCCGAGTCGTTGCGCTTCCCACTTCAATCAGGAACGCAGTAA
- a CDS encoding amidohydrolase family protein — translation MYRTADGREIFVIDAHTHLWDASPENQRGKLGKGWIDCFYAYHKNLSPADKVWTLEHYQRYSVTDMARDLFVEGYVDMCILQSTNLFDFYHTGFNPIERNAQLKEAFPERVILNGSFDPRHGEDGPLGLNALRRAKAQYDIQGVKLYTAEWHNGSRGWKLNDPAAYRFFEECERLGIRNIHIHKGPTIWPLDRDAFDVADVDHVATDFPGLTFIVEHCGLPRLEDFCWIATQETNVWGGLAVAMPFIHSRPRYFAEVMANLLYWLGPDKLTFASDYALWTPGWLIDKFMAFELPADLEAEFGVKLTMETKEKILGLNAARLYGIDVEAKKAQLRNMPVVLDGATPAVA, via the coding sequence ATGTATCGCACTGCTGATGGTCGTGAGATCTTCGTTATTGATGCCCACACCCATTTGTGGGATGCCAGCCCAGAGAATCAGCGCGGTAAGCTGGGGAAAGGCTGGATCGATTGCTTCTACGCTTACCACAAGAATCTGTCACCCGCCGATAAGGTTTGGACGCTCGAACACTATCAGCGCTATTCGGTGACCGATATGGCGCGTGATCTGTTTGTCGAAGGGTACGTTGATATGTGCATTCTTCAGTCAACGAACCTCTTTGATTTCTACCACACCGGCTTTAACCCTATCGAACGTAATGCCCAGTTGAAAGAGGCGTTTCCTGAGCGGGTGATCCTGAACGGTTCATTCGATCCACGCCATGGCGAAGACGGCCCACTTGGTCTGAATGCCCTGCGCCGGGCAAAAGCACAATATGACATTCAGGGTGTCAAGCTCTACACCGCAGAGTGGCACAATGGCTCGCGTGGCTGGAAGTTGAATGATCCGGCAGCTTACCGCTTCTTTGAAGAGTGTGAGCGGCTTGGCATCAGGAACATTCACATCCACAAAGGCCCCACCATCTGGCCGCTTGATCGCGATGCGTTTGATGTTGCCGATGTTGATCATGTGGCGACCGATTTTCCCGGCCTGACCTTTATCGTCGAGCATTGTGGTTTGCCGCGCCTGGAAGACTTCTGCTGGATTGCAACCCAGGAGACCAATGTCTGGGGTGGCCTGGCGGTGGCAATGCCGTTCATTCACTCGCGCCCGCGCTATTTTGCCGAAGTGATGGCGAATCTGCTCTACTGGCTCGGCCCGGATAAGCTGACCTTTGCCAGCGATTACGCTCTCTGGACGCCGGGCTGGCTGATCGATAAGTTCATGGCGTTTGAGTTACCGGCGGATCTCGAGGCTGAGTTTGGAGTAAAGCTCACCATGGAGACTAAGGAGAAGATTCTCGGTCTGAATGCTGCCCGTCTCTACGGTATCGATGTTGAGGCGAAGAAGGCTCAACTGCGGAATATGCCGGTTGTGCTTGATGGTGCGACACCTGCGGTTGCGTGA
- a CDS encoding ATP-binding protein, translating to MSGATLHITTMADLDPLVWQIATLREQFLANTEVDLSPMRTVIRESWQRCRAFAVNADLNLARFATTSDQQLRDLHELNVAFLRAASPVLLRLRATLGNAGYVVAISDAEGTLLDVDGDPACRRKLARKGLLPGSNWSEAVAGTNAIGVALATGHVVQLVGAEHYCSGWQDVTCTAAPVFHPDNGSLIGVLDITGDYRLVRPFLTGIMAAAAAEVQRRYRLERIKQPIRPRTFPGWTPPATTNATTTSGEPSNILERLTDAIRIVSSVIDPAHAPNVITEQMGRLLNASGVMLVEGPPGDTLCTHVWHAPGEIGRHALASLQRAINDPTILTWRASPGPFLKRTLTPTAEVIGFPLPDISGVILAVRLPTQPWTEIDQQSGATLATHSAAILRHARLYTDLQAYAAQTEVLNTLALFLSTLLDPIRQIDIVLQRILALTNLDVGIIVLKEEKQLAVTAVPQIAIDQTHMLALIDTVISTGQPIWLCRQHAVAPEAALLPLHGFCDLVALPLILHATNAGALVIGSRAHRHISGEDLTLLLTIAQQLGLTLSNARLRQVASENEALRQANHLKSTFLAGVSHDLRSPLTAIRASVEDLLERQHHVSPGEHRALLSNIARETARLSRFVDQLLDLSRIEAGTLPLDREWVEFNALVQDVVTSFHQQYPTCRVEVCVSPTLPLLYIDPSLITQVLWNLLENAQKYGPSEGPITLEAFCTHTDLVLSVGDRGPGIPASERHRIFDRFYRLERDRRSHRSGSGLGLAICHGIVTAHQGSIWVDERPGGGSVFRITLPFINDQPTAWCPLEFHGGEQV from the coding sequence ATGAGCGGAGCAACGCTGCATATAACGACCATGGCCGATCTTGACCCCCTGGTGTGGCAGATTGCGACGCTACGTGAACAGTTTCTCGCCAATACCGAGGTCGATCTCTCACCGATGCGTACCGTCATCCGCGAGTCGTGGCAACGGTGTCGGGCATTCGCCGTCAATGCCGATCTCAATCTGGCCCGCTTTGCGACCACCAGCGATCAACAATTGCGCGATCTGCACGAGCTGAACGTGGCATTCCTGCGTGCTGCCAGTCCGGTATTGCTCCGCTTACGAGCAACACTCGGTAATGCTGGCTACGTCGTTGCGATCAGTGATGCCGAGGGAACGCTGCTCGATGTCGATGGCGATCCTGCCTGTCGCCGTAAACTTGCTCGCAAAGGCTTACTGCCGGGTAGCAACTGGAGTGAAGCGGTAGCCGGAACCAATGCGATAGGTGTGGCGCTGGCCACCGGCCATGTGGTGCAACTGGTAGGCGCCGAACACTATTGCAGCGGCTGGCAAGACGTAACCTGCACGGCGGCACCGGTGTTCCACCCTGATAATGGGTCGTTGATTGGCGTGCTCGATATTACCGGCGACTATCGGCTGGTACGCCCTTTTTTAACCGGCATTATGGCTGCTGCTGCGGCTGAGGTTCAGCGTCGGTACCGCCTGGAGCGCATCAAACAACCGATCCGACCACGCACCTTTCCCGGCTGGACACCACCAGCAACGACCAATGCAACAACGACGAGTGGTGAGCCATCGAACATTCTTGAGCGCCTAACCGATGCGATACGGATTGTGAGTAGTGTGATCGATCCAGCTCACGCCCCCAACGTAATCACAGAACAGATGGGTCGCTTACTCAATGCCAGTGGTGTGATGCTCGTGGAAGGTCCTCCGGGAGACACACTATGCACGCACGTCTGGCATGCACCAGGAGAAATTGGACGTCACGCGCTGGCCTCGCTCCAACGGGCTATCAATGATCCAACCATTCTGACCTGGCGCGCTTCGCCTGGCCCGTTTCTCAAGCGTACATTAACCCCCACCGCCGAAGTCATCGGATTCCCACTACCCGACATTAGTGGCGTCATCCTGGCCGTTCGTCTACCGACACAGCCCTGGACCGAGATTGACCAACAGAGCGGCGCAACGCTGGCAACGCACAGTGCAGCCATCTTGCGGCATGCGCGTCTCTACACCGACTTACAGGCATACGCAGCACAGACCGAAGTGCTGAATACCCTGGCCCTGTTTCTCAGCACCCTCCTCGATCCGATTCGCCAGATCGATATTGTCCTGCAACGCATTCTGGCGCTCACCAATCTCGATGTAGGGATTATTGTGCTCAAAGAAGAGAAACAACTGGCAGTCACTGCCGTCCCGCAGATCGCCATTGATCAGACGCACATGCTGGCCTTAATCGACACCGTCATCAGCACAGGCCAACCGATCTGGCTGTGTCGTCAACACGCTGTTGCCCCTGAAGCCGCCCTGTTGCCGCTTCATGGATTTTGTGATCTGGTGGCGTTGCCCTTGATCCTCCACGCCACCAATGCCGGTGCCCTGGTAATTGGAAGTCGTGCGCATCGTCATATCAGCGGTGAAGACCTGACGCTGCTGTTGACCATTGCCCAACAATTGGGGCTGACCCTGAGTAATGCCCGCCTGCGTCAGGTAGCAAGCGAGAATGAAGCCCTACGGCAAGCGAACCATTTGAAGAGCACCTTCCTGGCCGGTGTATCGCACGACCTTCGCTCGCCGTTGACCGCAATTCGCGCCTCGGTCGAAGATTTACTAGAGCGGCAACATCACGTATCACCTGGTGAACATCGTGCCCTGCTATCGAATATTGCTCGGGAAACAGCACGCCTGAGTCGATTTGTCGATCAACTGCTCGATCTCTCGCGAATTGAAGCAGGGACACTCCCGCTCGACCGCGAGTGGGTGGAATTCAATGCTCTGGTACAAGACGTTGTCACCAGCTTTCACCAGCAATATCCGACCTGTCGCGTTGAGGTATGCGTATCACCGACACTGCCACTGCTGTATATCGACCCGTCACTTATCACGCAGGTGCTATGGAATTTGCTGGAAAATGCTCAGAAGTATGGGCCATCTGAGGGGCCGATTACGCTGGAAGCCTTCTGTACCCATACCGATCTGGTGCTGAGTGTTGGTGATCGCGGGCCGGGCATTCCGGCCAGCGAACGGCACCGCATCTTTGACCGATTTTACCGCTTAGAGCGTGATCGACGCAGTCACCGGAGCGGGAGTGGGTTAGGGCTTGCGATCTGTCATGGTATCGTTACTGCCCATCAGGGAAGCATCTGGGTAGACGAACGACCGGGAGGTGGCAGCGTATTTCGGATTACCCTACCGTTCATCAACGACCAACCAACTGCGTGGTGCCCGTTGGAGTTTCACGGAGGAGAGCAGGTATGA
- a CDS encoding NAD(P)-dependent alcohol dehydrogenase — protein sequence MRAARLHEYDEHLNVQLQLEDVPLPKITKPGDVIVRIGAAGLCRTDLHIIEGVWKDIQDPQRTLLPYILGHENAGWVEEVGPGVTSVKVGDPVICHPLRSCGVCLGCRRGEDMYCEHGSFPGLNCDGGFAEYMLTNERALIKLNPNVAPVDVAPLADAGITAYRVAKKAARKLNPGQYCVILGVGGLGHIALQSVRELCGARIIAIDRSEAARQLARNLGAHYVLDGSDTIVQEVKELTHGGAHVVIDFVGELGAEQVSWQMLRQGGTHFVVGYGGAVHVPTVHMIITEIAIEGSLVGNYVELVELMELNAEGRVKLHGQQYRLDQINQAIDDFKNRRIAGRAVIVP from the coding sequence ATGCGTGCTGCCCGTCTCCACGAGTACGATGAACATCTTAATGTCCAACTGCAACTCGAAGACGTGCCATTGCCGAAGATCACCAAACCCGGTGACGTTATCGTTCGCATCGGTGCAGCCGGCCTGTGTCGTACCGATCTGCACATCATCGAAGGGGTTTGGAAAGATATTCAAGACCCCCAACGCACGCTGCTCCCCTACATCCTCGGCCACGAGAACGCAGGTTGGGTCGAAGAGGTTGGGCCTGGCGTGACCTCAGTCAAGGTCGGTGATCCAGTTATTTGCCATCCGTTACGCTCGTGTGGCGTCTGCCTTGGTTGTCGGCGCGGTGAGGACATGTACTGCGAGCACGGTAGTTTCCCCGGTCTCAACTGTGATGGTGGGTTCGCCGAGTACATGCTCACCAACGAACGGGCGTTGATTAAGCTCAATCCCAACGTGGCTCCGGTTGATGTTGCACCCCTGGCCGATGCGGGCATTACCGCCTATCGGGTAGCCAAAAAGGCTGCCCGGAAATTAAATCCCGGCCAGTACTGTGTTATTCTCGGTGTTGGTGGATTGGGACATATTGCACTGCAATCGGTACGCGAATTGTGCGGGGCACGCATTATCGCCATTGATCGTTCAGAGGCGGCTCGTCAGTTAGCTCGTAATTTGGGGGCGCACTACGTGCTCGATGGCAGTGATACCATTGTGCAAGAGGTGAAGGAGCTAACGCACGGTGGCGCTCACGTGGTGATTGACTTCGTCGGTGAACTGGGTGCTGAACAGGTCTCGTGGCAAATGCTGCGACAGGGCGGAACCCATTTTGTGGTTGGCTATGGTGGGGCGGTTCACGTGCCAACCGTGCACATGATCATTACCGAAATAGCCATTGAAGGTAGCTTGGTCGGTAACTACGTCGAGCTGGTTGAACTGATGGAACTGAATGCCGAAGGTCGGGTTAAGCTTCACGGTCAGCAATACCGGCTTGATCAGATCAACCAGGCGATTGACGATTTCAAGAACCGACGAATTGCCGGTAGAGCGGTGATTGTGCCCTAG
- a CDS encoding AAA family ATPase, whose protein sequence is MAIEPYRPTPDSSATNREQELEKKIAKLFERWNWKLFRFLRAMIFLAIGIWLAANLLPGIFNIIITGEIGDLILQIIPVAVYLFFFIGFQFWLMYFFMARTRIYWVKPGETGVSFKDYRGNPEVLEAARRVVTLLKGAKEFKQMGGEVTRGILLIGPPGTGKSYLAQAISTEAGVPFGYLSAPSLLSAWMGMGNIKVMNLYRKARRLAREYGACILFIDEIDAIGMARSSNLMGTGAAGAGMNNRENVVMGVGGMMGGGSSLLNELLLQMDPPPQEQTWWGKLLRLVGLRRGKAEMPPVLTMAATNLAETLDAALLRPGRFDRKIAVEPPDADGRREVIEYYLSKVKHEPMPIDRMVADTIGYTPVAIKYVINEATIHAHFDGRAAINYWDFTQAREIHEWGLKQPIRSMSYEERRRIAYHEAGHAYAAVKLLKKERLTKVTIVRHGNALGFAAWKPEEEIHTRTREELLDRIKISLASRAAEELFLGTQMSGVTGDLQSATGIAAMMVGAYGMDNSFFSYLLFGMQGLSAPDVKPRVEAILQEQYRIVKQMLEQNRMAVIAIAEALILRNELTDIDVKEILARVEAEHPYLPPNEKPERPAFGFAAALSRSQTTLVRRRREPVVLPAPERPAPEITIIDAQRRNEAGGETPPAPSNG, encoded by the coding sequence ATGGCAATTGAGCCTTACCGCCCAACCCCCGATTCTTCCGCTACCAATCGCGAGCAAGAGCTGGAGAAGAAGATCGCCAAGCTCTTCGAGCGCTGGAACTGGAAGCTATTCCGTTTCCTGCGAGCAATGATCTTCCTGGCGATTGGTATCTGGCTGGCGGCTAATCTCCTACCGGGTATCTTCAACATCATCATCACCGGTGAAATCGGTGATCTCATCTTGCAGATCATCCCGGTGGCCGTTTACCTCTTCTTCTTTATCGGCTTTCAGTTCTGGCTCATGTACTTCTTCATGGCCCGTACCCGCATCTACTGGGTTAAGCCGGGAGAGACAGGCGTGAGCTTTAAGGATTATCGCGGTAATCCAGAGGTACTAGAAGCGGCTCGTCGGGTGGTTACCCTGTTGAAAGGTGCCAAAGAGTTTAAGCAGATGGGTGGTGAAGTCACCCGTGGCATTCTGCTGATTGGCCCACCTGGTACCGGGAAGAGCTATCTGGCGCAGGCTATTTCGACCGAGGCCGGGGTGCCGTTTGGGTATCTGAGCGCGCCCTCGCTACTCTCGGCCTGGATGGGCATGGGCAATATTAAGGTGATGAATCTGTACCGCAAAGCCCGCCGTCTTGCCCGTGAGTACGGTGCCTGCATCCTCTTTATTGATGAAATTGATGCGATTGGAATGGCGCGCAGCTCAAACCTGATGGGGACAGGAGCTGCTGGTGCCGGGATGAATAACCGCGAGAATGTGGTGATGGGGGTTGGCGGTATGATGGGTGGTGGTAGCAGCCTGCTCAATGAGTTGCTGCTCCAGATGGATCCACCGCCGCAAGAGCAGACCTGGTGGGGTAAGCTGCTGCGTCTGGTCGGTTTACGCCGTGGTAAGGCAGAGATGCCACCAGTGCTTACGATGGCAGCCACTAACCTTGCCGAGACTCTCGATGCCGCACTGCTCCGTCCTGGTCGCTTTGATCGCAAGATCGCGGTTGAGCCGCCCGATGCCGATGGACGCCGTGAGGTGATCGAGTACTATCTGAGCAAGGTGAAGCATGAACCAATGCCTATTGACCGGATGGTTGCCGACACCATTGGCTACACCCCGGTTGCGATCAAGTACGTGATCAATGAGGCAACCATTCATGCGCACTTTGACGGTCGGGCTGCAATCAATTATTGGGACTTCACCCAGGCGCGTGAAATTCACGAGTGGGGCTTGAAGCAGCCGATTCGCAGTATGTCGTATGAAGAGCGGCGCCGAATCGCGTATCACGAAGCAGGTCACGCCTACGCTGCGGTGAAGCTGTTGAAGAAAGAGCGCCTCACGAAGGTGACTATTGTCCGTCACGGCAATGCCCTTGGCTTCGCGGCATGGAAACCGGAAGAAGAGATTCACACCCGTACCCGCGAGGAGCTGCTGGATCGGATCAAGATCTCACTGGCCAGCCGGGCTGCGGAAGAACTCTTCCTCGGTACCCAGATGAGCGGTGTAACCGGTGATCTACAGAGCGCTACCGGCATTGCGGCGATGATGGTCGGTGCGTATGGGATGGATAACAGCTTCTTCTCGTACCTGCTCTTTGGGATGCAGGGCTTGTCGGCACCTGATGTCAAACCGCGCGTAGAAGCGATTCTGCAAGAGCAGTACCGCATCGTGAAGCAGATGCTCGAACAGAATCGCATGGCGGTGATTGCTATCGCTGAGGCGCTGATCCTGCGTAACGAGTTGACTGACATCGATGTGAAGGAGATTCTGGCACGGGTGGAGGCAGAGCATCCTTACCTACCACCGAACGAGAAGCCTGAACGACCGGCCTTCGGTTTTGCCGCTGCCCTGTCGCGCTCGCAGACCACGCTGGTACGCCGTCGCCGTGAACCGGTTGTGTTGCCGGCTCCAGAGCGGCCTGCACCGGAGATTACGATCATCGATGCTCAGCGGCGCAATGAAGCCGGCGGTGAGACGCCACCTGCTCCGTCTAACGGGTAA
- a CDS encoding response regulator transcription factor, with product MNQRILIVDDDPGIVAAITPSLRAQGYNIAIAHDGESALQKFSHLVPDLVLLDLVMPSLHGIAVCQRIRQQRSTPIIVISVKGAEADIVTALDNGADDYLVKPFRLSELLARIRAVLRRGRSEQTVIQCADLVIDTNRRIVQRQGETINLTPIEYAVLAELVAHRDGVVTARQIVQRVWGPQYTDSTDYVKGVIRRLRVKIEPDPSHPRYIITEPHVGYRFNDGG from the coding sequence ATGAACCAGCGCATCCTTATCGTCGACGATGATCCGGGAATTGTTGCTGCGATCACGCCTTCACTGCGGGCACAGGGATACAACATTGCTATCGCGCACGACGGCGAGAGCGCATTGCAGAAGTTTAGTCACCTTGTTCCCGATCTGGTGCTCCTCGATCTCGTCATGCCATCGCTGCACGGCATTGCTGTCTGTCAGCGAATCCGCCAGCAACGTTCAACCCCGATCATTGTGATTAGTGTGAAAGGTGCCGAAGCGGATATTGTCACCGCCCTTGATAACGGTGCCGATGATTACCTGGTTAAGCCCTTCCGGTTGAGCGAACTGCTGGCCCGCATCCGGGCAGTCTTACGTCGTGGCCGTAGTGAACAGACGGTTATTCAATGTGCCGATCTGGTGATTGATACAAACCGCCGTATTGTGCAGCGTCAGGGGGAGACGATCAATCTAACGCCGATAGAATACGCGGTACTGGCCGAACTAGTCGCGCACCGCGATGGTGTCGTCACTGCGCGACAGATAGTGCAGAGAGTATGGGGGCCACAGTATACCGATTCAACTGACTACGTCAAAGGGGTTATTCGCCGTTTACGGGTGAAGATTGAACCAGACCCTTCGCATCCGCGCTACATCATTACCGAGCCACATGTCGGTTATCGATTCAATGATGGTGGGTAG